One genomic region from Anopheles bellator chromosome 2, idAnoBellAS_SP24_06.2, whole genome shotgun sequence encodes:
- the LOC131209039 gene encoding TBC1 domain family member 7, whose translation MADERNFRSTYYEKVGCRGVEERKSLEILLKEKPLNLTKLTQFCIRFTVPKIHRNSLWNSLLGVTPVYDKSREYVMEQRVAVYKDLRKALRTMRIVDEDAPTERVFYAMWLMEKRQLYLGRDITQESHFCNITKVLLKIFDNHIETYWIAKSLYDYSEEVAMEMGKLSDLTYTTLDKEDSTLYKHLKSCDMLTTLPLADWYKSFFAGVLSETALIRVWDRICGGAIKIVVYVMIETLRILRWRILRCTELGALLKLIESIKKEQDTADVIVNAAIELWQQNKGHEFVPHSKVKSVS comes from the exons ATGGCAGACGAACGCAATTTTCGGTCAACGTACTATGAAAAGGTGGGCTGCCGCGGTGTCGAGGAACGCAAATCGCTGGAGATATTGCTGAAGGAGAAACCCTTGAACTTGACCAAGTTGACACAGTTTTGCATACGCTTTACTGTCCCCAAAATACATCGGAATTCGCTATGGAATTCGCTGCTCG GCGTAACACCTGTTTACGACAAATCACGCGAATACGTAATGGAGCAGCGGGTTGCGGTGTACAAAGATTTGCGGAAAGCACTAAGAACGATGCGGATCGTGGACGAAGACGCTCCAACGGAGAGGGTATTTTACGCAATGTGGCtaatggaaaaaaggcaacTATACCTGGGTCGCGACATCACT CAAGAAAGCCATTTCTGTAACATTACCAAGGTGCTGTTAAAAATTTTCGACAACCACATCGAGACGTACTGGATAGCGAAGAGTCTGTACGACTACTCAGAGGAAGTGGCcatggaaatgggaaaattgtcGGACCTTACCTACACTACGCTCGATAAGGAGGACAGTACACTGTACAAACACCTGAAATCCTGTGATATGCTAACTACCCTGCCACTGGCCGATTGGTACAAATCGTTCTTTGCCGGTGTGCTCTCTGAAACGGCTCTGATACGCGTGTGGGATCGGATCTGTGGTGGAGCGATTAAGATTGTAGTTTACGTAATGATCGAAACGTTGCGGATTCTTCGGTGGCGGATTCTTCGCTGCACGGAGCTAGGCGCACTCTTGAAGTTGATTGAAAGT ATAAAGAAAGAGCAAGACACCGCTGATGTGATCGTTAATGCCGCGATCGAGCTGTGGCAACAGAACAAAGGCCATGAGTTTGTTCCCCATTCAAAGGTGAAATCCGTGAGCTGA
- the LOC131211930 gene encoding ubiquitin-like protein 4A-B, which yields MKLTIKILKGEEYIVETTEDSTIQQIKEEIEKKSTIPVEHQKLLLVGKALTDEKTVASYGNISDGTKLTLVVKKPDPLRDVIYRHFKRFLQEEQSQQLTTKFMDDFEQKLYQKLSLDDLEKIATEMLAKRGQNV from the exons ATGAAGttaacgataaaaatattaaaggGGGAAGAATACATTGTAGAG ACTACCGAAGATTCCACGATACAGCAGATCAAGGAAGAGATTGAGAAGAAAAGTACAATCCCGGTCGAGCATCagaagctgctgctcgtggGCAAGGCGCTAACGGACGAGAAAACGGTTGCCTCCTATGGTAACATTTCTGACGGCACAAAGCTAACGTTGGTTGTGAAGAAACCGGATCCCTTGCGGGACGTAATCTATCGACACTTCAAACGTTTCCTGCAAGAGGAGCAATCTCAACAGCTCACAACCAAGTTCATGGACGACTTCGAGCAGAAGCTATATCAGAAGCTTAGTCTCGACGATTTGGAGAAAATTGCCACCGAAATGTTGGCGAAAAGAGGCCAAAATGTGTGA
- the LOC131209030 gene encoding RNA-binding protein 4B isoform X1 — protein sequence MIPRTKVFVGSLPPATKPEEVRRLFENYGVVTECDVMNRCAFVHMQNQDMAESAIQALHNTTFKGVTIVVERGRVRERPPGGVGMDSARGRVGAGPMRGSRGGMRSQPYGSYGTARTPGGYGTRASYGTGSRGYEGTYRNDVGYSSSSSAYGYGYTSNGGGYGSTRHSSSEDRRGFTLPSYPTDQSRAAYGSSYDGYSSYDGYSSYGYDTTQASSSYQRWPTSSAAAADSYSYASGYSAPVDGGTVGQSTDYSQSYPALGGSSSGYRSASAASSAPPSYRSPVSGYGPPSSGRRF from the exons ATGATTCCG AGAACCAAAGTGTTTGTCGGCAGCTTGCCCCCAGCGACCAAGCCGGAGGAGGTGCGCCGGCTGTTCGAGAACTATGGCGTGGTGACGGAGTGCGATGTCATGAATCGGTGCGCGTTCGTGCACATGCAGAATCAGGATATGGCTGAGAGCGCCATCCAGGCACTGCACAATACAACTTTTAAGGGCGTTACGATTGTGGTCGAGCGGGGTCGCGTTCGCGAAAGACCCCCGGGTGGAGTCGGTATGGATAGTGCACGCGGCCGCGTTGGAGCTGGCCCGATGCGTGGGTCAAGGGGCGGAATGCGCAGCCAGCCGTACGGTTCATACGGGACAGCACGCACTCCGGGAGGTTATGGAACACGTGCAAGCTACGGTACTGGCAGCCGAGGTTACGAGGGAACCTACAG GAATGATGTCGGATACAGTTCCTCCAGCAGCGCGTATGGTTACGGGTACACCAGCAATGGAGGTGGCTACGGTAGCACTCGTCACTCCAGCAGCGAAGACCGCCGTGGTTTCACGCTACCGTCTTACCCGACCGATCAAAGCCGAGCAGCATACGGCAGCTCTTACGACGGTTACTCGAGCTACGATGGCTACAGCAGCTACGGATACGATACTACCCAAGCTTCGTCGAGCTAtcaacggtggccaacatcGTCGGCTGCCGCCGCTGACAGCTA TTCCTACGCTAGCGGTTATTCGGCTCCGGTGGATGGTGGTACCGTCGGGCAGAGCACAGATTACAGTCAATCCTATCCTGCATTGGGTGGCAGCTCGTCGGGATATCG CAGTGCGTCGGCAGCATCTTCCGCACCGCCTTCGTACCGCAGCCCTGTCTCCGGCTACGGACCACCATCCTCCGGTAGAAGGTTTTGA
- the LOC131209264 gene encoding juvenile hormone esterase, protein MYAIRALILLLFSIGAHSSYALPPSTFGEALASAGQLSNKLKETAAWKTFTGIARDSDSINSLVRIIPRTTMGFVRDVVSSFKRESRAIILTKNGALEGRLQQVKGGGAGFFYAFKGIRYGRAPVGELRFRAPQPEVPWKGIRGAHQEGSVCPHRNMILDNFKGNEDCLFLNVYSPELPVGEDNPQLPVMVWIHGGAFSFGSGNAFLYGPDYLVPNGVVLVTFNYRLGPLGFLSVGRDAPGNAGLKDQVLALRWVQDNIAAFGGNPNDVTIFGQSAGSVSVQLLTLAPIAKGLFHKAIAQSGSVLNPWAIARDTKARGFYLGQLLGIRTNDTGELLAQLRRAAPQKIVDAALKTLTAEDVRKSIGLPFVPSLESWTGEDASSDDEPLITEEPLELLKSGRYNHVPLMVGFNSHEAMLFLRRVRKDPNLLQTLDGDFERLIPLNLHLDRESDEGLEFAAKMKQFYLGERHVSNETIQEMMNLMSDVMFLHGITDFARLHASHNGLNSTWVFRFGYDGALGIYKRILGINWPGACHGDELGYLFHFGFLNLRLDSTSPELQVMHKMTRMWTNFAKYGNPTPFGEDELLLSTNWPSVVPNTMADLPYLNIEGSLESKTNPETLRLRFWDDAFAKYNGNLL, encoded by the exons ATGTACGCGATTCGTGCGCTGATTCTATTGTTATTTTCGATCGGAGCGCACTCGAGCTATGCTCTGCCACCGTCAACGTTCGGAGAGGCGCTGGCCAGTGCCGGCCAGTTGTCCAACAAGCTGAAG GAAACGGCCGCCTGGAAAACGTTCACCGGAATCGCCCGTGACTCGGACTCGATCAACTCGCTGGTCCGGATCATACCGCGCACGACGATGGGCTTCGTGCGCGACGTGGTCAGCTCGTTCAAGCGCGAGTCGCGTGCTATCATCCTCACCAAGAACGGGGCCCTCGAGGGCCGGCTGCAGCAGGTGAAGGGTGGCGGGGCGGGCTTCTTCTACGCGTTCAAAGGCATCCGGTACGGCCGCGCGCCAGTGGGCGAGCTGCGGTTCCGAGCCCCCCAACCGGAGGTACCGTGGAAGGGCATTCGGGGTGCCCACCAGGAGGGATCGGTCTGCCCGCACCGCAACATGATACTGGACAACTTCAAGGGCAACGAGGACTGCCTGTTCCTGAACGTTTACTCGCCGGAGCTGCCCGTCGGCGAGGACAATCCCCAgctgccggtgatggtgtGGATTCACGGTGGCGCTTTCTCGTTCGGCTCCGGCAACGCGTTCCTGTACGGGCCGGACTATCTCGTCCCGAACGGAGTCGTACTGGTGACGTTCAACTACCGGCTGGGGCCACTCGGGTTCCTGAGCGTCGGTCGCGATGCCCCGGGCAATGCGGGTCTCAAGGATCAGGTGCTGGCGCTGCGCTGGGTGCAGGACAACATAGCGGCGTTCGGTGGCAACCCGAACGATGTGACCATCTTCGGGCAGTCGGCCGGGTCAGTGTCGGTGCAGCTCCTGACGCTGGCCCCGATCGCGAAGGGTCTGTTCCACAAGGCGATCGCCCAGAGTGGCTCCGTCCTGAACCCGTGGGCCATCGCCCGGGACACGAAGGCCCGTGGCTTCTACCTGGGCCAACTGCTCGGCATCCGGACGAACGATACGGGCGAGCTGTTGGCGCAGTTGCGCCGAGCGGCCCCCCAGAAGATCGTCGATGCCGCCCTGAAAACTTTGACCGCCGAAGATGTGCGCAAAAGCATCGGCCTCCCGTTTGTGCCGTCGCTAGAGAGCTGGACCGGCGAGGATGCTTCCAGTGACGATGAACCACTCATCACCGAGGAACCCCTGGAGTTGCTCAAAAGTGGCCGCTACAACCACGTGCCACTGATGGTTGGCTTCAACTCCCACGAAGCGATGCTCTTTTTGAGAC GAGTACGAAAGGACCCCAATCTGCTGCAAACCCTGGACGGAGACTTTGAACGGCTGATCCCGCTCAACCTGCACCTGGACCGTGAGTCGGACGAGGGCCTCGAGTTCGcggccaaaatgaaacagttctACCTCGGTGAAAGGCATGTTTCGAACGAGACCATCCAGGAGATGATGAAC CTCATGTCGGACGTAATGTTCCTGCACGGCATCACGGACTTTGCCCGGTTGCACGCGTCTCACAACGGGCTCAACTCGACCTgggtgttccggttcgggtACGACGGGGCCCTCGGTATCTACAAGCGGATACTGGGCATCAACTGGCCCGGCGCCTGCCACGGCGATGAACTGGGCTACCTGTTCCACTTCGGCTTTCTGAACCTGCGCCTCGACAGTACGTCTCCCGAGTTGCAGGTGATGCACAAGATGACCCGAATGTGGACCAATTTCGCCAAGTACGG TAATCCGACCCCTTTCGGTGAGGACGAACTGTTGCTGAGCACCAATTGGCCATCGGTCGTACCAAACACGATGGCTGACCTGCCGTATCTCAACATCGAAGGTTCGctcgaaagcaaaaccaatCCCGAAACGCTAAGGTTAAGGTTCTGGGACGATGCCTTTGCCAAGTACAACGGCAACTTGTTGTAA
- the LOC131211929 gene encoding endonuclease III-like protein 1, with product MFKYDAEYDKQSPKNLRMQNHWINVVRTAITTMETKSPYFSPKKTRNFSKQHGKTLLQKVTDQSSKITEDTKPKAGRVAKTNPEPNTVACESRKGRKRNIRIDANAFAEVKIKVESLEEAIPQVRSAIDVKTPVKRELTEEHSPVKDEPVAERGFSAETVKETKWEPVNWRQTLENIRQMRRDTPAPVDTMGCDQFALDVENKIPAREKRFHCLVSLMLSSQTKDAVNHECMTRLKKHGLTPESIIATDADVLEKLIYPVSFYKNKTKFIKRVSQILIDQYGGDIPDNIEGLLKLPGVGKKMAHLCMGSAWNIVTGIGVDTHVHRITNWLRWVPQETKTPEDTRVALEKWLPFELWDEVNHLLVGFGQTICTSTYPRCNDCVNAPICPARGKHGIRKTPIKKEIKAEDLEF from the exons ATGTTCAAATACGACGCAGAATACGATAAGCAGTCGCCGAAGAATCTTCGCATGCAAAATCATTGGATTAACGTAGTACGGACAGCTATTACAACAATG GAAACAAAGTCTCCTTACTTTTCTCCAAAAAAGACGCGCAATTTTTCTAAACAGCACGGAAAGACATTGCTGCAAAAAGTAACCGACCAGTCCAGCAAGATAACGGAGGACACAAAACCGAAAGCCGGGCGCGTTGCTAAAACAAACCCGGAACCAAACACGGTTGCTTGTGAGTCTCGTAAAGGACGTAAAAGAAACATTCGCATCGATGCAAACGCCTTTGcggaagtgaaaataaaagtcGAATCATTGGAAGAAGCGATTCCGCAAGTTAGATCCGCAATCGACGTAAAAACACCGGTAAAACGGGAATTGACAGAAGAACATTCTCCAGTAAAAGATGAACCTGTCGCGGAGCGCGGTTTTTCTGCAGAGACCGTGAAGGAAACTAAATGGGAGCCCGTCAATTGGCGCCAGACGCTTGAAAACATTAGGCAAATGCGCAGAGATACTCCAGCTCCGGTTGATACCATGGGTTGCGATCAGTTTGCGTTGgatgtggaaaacaaaattccgGCACGGGAAAAGCGCTTTCATTGCCTAGTTTCGTTGATGCTGTCGAGCCAAACCAAGGACGCGGTGAATCATGAATGCATGACACGCTTGAAGAAGCATGGGTTGACCCCAGAATCAATCATAGCAACCGATGCCGATGTTCTGGAGAAACTAATCTATCCAGTTAGTTTCTACAAG aacaaaaccaaattcATCAAACGGGTTTCGCAGATCTTAATTGACCAGTATGGTGGGGACATACCCGATAATATCGAAGGACTGTTGAAGCTTCCTGGAGTGGGCAAGAAAATGGCACACCTTTGCATGGGCTCGGCTTGGAACATTGTAACGGGTATCGGTGTTGATACCCATGTTCACCGTATAACGAACTGGCTCCGATGGGTTCCGCAGGAGACAAAAACCCCCGAAGACACACGGGTAGCGCTGGAGAAATGGTTACCGTTCGAGCTTTGGGACGAGGTGAATCATTTGCTCGTAGGATTTGGCCAAACGATTTGCACATCCACCTATCCTCGCTGCAACGACTGTGTGAATGCGCCAATTTGTCCAGCACGAGGTAAGCACGGCATCCGCAAAACACCGATCAAGAAAGAGATAAAAGCGGAAGATTTGGAGTTTTAA
- the LOC131209030 gene encoding RNA-binding protein 4B isoform X3, with the protein MIPRTKVFVGSLPPATKPEEVRRLFENYGVVTECDVMNRCAFVHMQNQDMAESAIQALHNTTFKGVTIVVERGRVRERPPGGVGMDSARGRVGAGPMRGSRGGMRSQPYGSYGTARTPGGYGTRASYGTGSRGYEGTYSYRNDVGYSSSSSAYGYGYTSNGGGYGSTRHSSSEDRRGFTLPSYPTDQSRAAYGSSYDGYSSYDGYSSYGYDTTQASSSYQRWPTSSAAAADSYSYASGYSAPVDGGTVGQSTDYSQSYPALGGSSSGYRASAASSAPPSYRSPVSGYGPPSSGRRF; encoded by the exons ATGATTCCG AGAACCAAAGTGTTTGTCGGCAGCTTGCCCCCAGCGACCAAGCCGGAGGAGGTGCGCCGGCTGTTCGAGAACTATGGCGTGGTGACGGAGTGCGATGTCATGAATCGGTGCGCGTTCGTGCACATGCAGAATCAGGATATGGCTGAGAGCGCCATCCAGGCACTGCACAATACAACTTTTAAGGGCGTTACGATTGTGGTCGAGCGGGGTCGCGTTCGCGAAAGACCCCCGGGTGGAGTCGGTATGGATAGTGCACGCGGCCGCGTTGGAGCTGGCCCGATGCGTGGGTCAAGGGGCGGAATGCGCAGCCAGCCGTACGGTTCATACGGGACAGCACGCACTCCGGGAGGTTATGGAACACGTGCAAGCTACGGTACTGGCAGCCGAGGTTACGAGGGAACCTACAG TTACAGGAATGATGTCGGATACAGTTCCTCCAGCAGCGCGTATGGTTACGGGTACACCAGCAATGGAGGTGGCTACGGTAGCACTCGTCACTCCAGCAGCGAAGACCGCCGTGGTTTCACGCTACCGTCTTACCCGACCGATCAAAGCCGAGCAGCATACGGCAGCTCTTACGACGGTTACTCGAGCTACGATGGCTACAGCAGCTACGGATACGATACTACCCAAGCTTCGTCGAGCTAtcaacggtggccaacatcGTCGGCTGCCGCCGCTGACAGCTA TTCCTACGCTAGCGGTTATTCGGCTCCGGTGGATGGTGGTACCGTCGGGCAGAGCACAGATTACAGTCAATCCTATCCTGCATTGGGTGGCAGCTCGTCGGGATATCG TGCGTCGGCAGCATCTTCCGCACCGCCTTCGTACCGCAGCCCTGTCTCCGGCTACGGACCACCATCCTCCGGTAGAAGGTTTTGA
- the LOC131211928 gene encoding prostatic acid phosphatase, whose amino-acid sequence MVTTSDGRSGSSIAMLAVIVGLLLLCGHNSSAQEEEGKLIFAHVLFRHGDRTPIDPYPNDPWKDHSHWPAGWGELTNPGKMRHYQLGQWIRARYDTLLKKTYSNDEIYVRSTDVDRTLMSAEAHLAGLYPPQGADVWDSAITWQPIPVHTVPEDMDAVLASKKRCPAFEHALKEYRRSEPYQSYNRSLASLYDYLSEHTGQRFNSMTMIQNLYSVLTIEQLNNFTLPDWTKSVYPQPLATISANTFAVKTNTTALARLKKGPLVKEILERFRAKARGHLKPNRSLWIYSAHDLTVASLLNAMGMFEPHNPPFAACIMLELRQPEDGGQPYVQVFYKNTTEEPFEMPIPGCGLRCDLSDMFSIYADIMPSDWTNECKRSILTMTYVEANLSANPGAVVGIALILSASVVLLLAMLCIAKQRNRMDMERLYLRA is encoded by the exons ATGGTGACCACGAGTGATGGCCGCTCAGGATCTTCAATCGCGATGCTTGCGGTAATTGTGGGATTGCTATTGCTGTGTGGCCACAACAGCAGCGCTCAGGAGGAAGAAGGCAAACTAATTTTTGCACATGTG CTTTTCCGTCACGGAGACCGCACACCAATCGATCCTTACCCTAATGATCCTTGGAAGGATCATAGCCattggccggccggatgggGAGAGTTAACCAAT CCTGGCAAAATGCGCCACTACCAGCTAGGCCAGTGGATCCGTGCTCGGTACGACACTTTGTTGAAAAAAACGTACAGCAATGACGAGATATACGTCCGCTCTACCGACGTCGATCGAACTTTGATGAGTGCGGAGGCACACCTGGCCGGACTCTACCCTCCACAGGGTGCGGATGTGTGGGATTCCGCCATCACATGGCAACCGATTCCGGTGCACACGGTCCCAGAAGACATGGACGCTGTGTTGGCATCGAAAAAGCGATGCCCGGCTTTCGAACACGCACTAAAAGAGTACCGCCGATCGGAACCGTACCAATCGTACAACCGATCCCTCGCGTCGCTTTATGACTACCTCTCGGAACACACGGGCCAAAGATTCAATTCTATGACGATGATCCAGAACTTATACAGCGTACTAACGATTGAACAATTGAACAACTTCACACTACCCGATTGGACAAAATCCGTTTACCCGCAACCGCTCGCAACCATTTCCGCGAACACATTCGCCGTTAAAACGAATACCACGGCACTGGCTCGCCTCAAAAAGGGGCCACTGGTGAAAGAGATACTGGAACGGTTCCGTGCCAAGGCCCGAGGACATCTCAAACCAAATCGATCGTTGTGGATCTACAGTGCGCACGACCTAACCGTGGCGAGTCTTTTAAATGCGATGGGTATGTTCGAACCACACAATCCGCCATTCGCTGCTTGCATTATGCTGGAATTACGCCAACCCGAGGATGGTGGACAACCGTACGTGCAAGTGTTTTACAAAAACACGACTGAAGAACCGTTTGAAATGCCCATTCCTGGCTGCGGGCTGCGTTGTGACTTAAGTGATATGTTCAGTATATACGCAGACATCATGCCGAGCGATTGGACGAACGAATGCAAACGCTCAATACTGACCATGACGTACGTTGAGGCAAATCTCAGCGCGAACCCGGGTGCTGTAGTTGGAATCGCTTTAATTCTTTCCGCTTCGGTAGTGCTCCTCTTGGCGATGCTTTGCATTGCCAAGCAGCGCAATAGAATGGACATGGAACGGTTGTACCTTCGCGCTTAG
- the LOC131209038 gene encoding GDP-fucose transporter 1, whose translation MYQPLEKENLCAKYIRIALVVTAYWIISILTVFVNKALLSGLKLDAPLFVTWFQVLTSSTICFTMSVLSKRYPRLVSFPEGNPFDRNTFRKVLPLSILFTMMIATNNICLKHVGVAFYYVGRSLTTVFNVMLTYVLLGQKTSFKATLCCVLIIVGFWLGVDQESLTESFSLIGTVFGVLGSLSLSLYSIYTKRTLQHVNQEVWLLSYYNNVYSAVLFVPLMILNGEVQEVLNFEHLFASWFWGVMTIGGVCGFAIGFVTTLQIKVTSPLTHNISGTAKACAQTVIATTWYNDTKSFLWWTSNAVVLLGSAFYTRVKQLEMTQTHQEQMSSQKV comes from the exons ATGTATCAACCactggaaaaagaaaatttatgcgCCAAATATATTCGAATAGCTTTAGTTGTGACGGCTTATTG GATCATCTCAATCCTTACAGTATTCGTAAACAAGGCACTATTAAGTGGGCTAAAGCTTGATGCTCCACTGTTTGTAACCTGGTTCCAGGTGCTCACATCGTCCACGATATGTTTTACCATGAGCGTGCTAAGCAAGCGATATCCTCGCCTGGTATCTTTCCCCGAAGGAAACCCCTTCGATCGGAACACCTTCCGTAAGGTTCTTCCACTCTCGATACTGTTCACGATGATGATAGCGACAAACAACATTTGTCTCAAGCATGTTGGAGTCGCCTTCTACTACGTTGGCCGCTCGCTGACGACCGTCTTCAACGTAATGCTTACGTACGTTTTGCTTGGTCAGAAAACGAGCTTCAAGGCGAccctgtgctgtgtgctgatTATCGTGGGCTTCTGGCTCGGTGTGGATCAGGAAAGTCTGACGGAATCCTTCTCGCTGATTGGAACGGTGTTCGGTGTGCTGGGCTCCTTGAGTTTATCGCTTTACTCGATCTACACCAAACGGACGCTGCAGCACGTAAATCAGGAAGTTTGGCTGCTAAGTTACTACAACAACGTGTATTCCGCGGTCCTGTTTGTCCCGCTGATGATTCTCAACGGGGAAGTGCAGGAAGTGCTCAACTTTGAACACCTCTTCGCATCCTGGTTCTGGGGCGTAATGACCATCGGTGGAGTGTGCGGATTCGCTATCGGGTTTGTAACTACGCTGCAGATTAAAGTTACGTCCCCGTTGACACACAACATATCCGGAACGGCGAAAGCGTGCGCTCAGACGGTCATAGCCACGACCTGGTACAATGACACGAAGTCGTTCCTGTGGTGGACCTCGAACGCGGTGGTTCTGCTCGGTTCGGCGTTTTACACCCGCGTTAAGCAACTGGAAATGACGCAGACGCACCAGGAGCAAATGAGCAGCCAGAAGGTATGA
- the LOC131209030 gene encoding RNA-binding protein 4B isoform X2 codes for MIPRTKVFVGSLPPATKPEEVRRLFENYGVVTECDVMNRCAFVHMQNQDMAESAIQALHNTTFKGVTIVVERGRVRERPPGGVGMDSARGRVGAGPMRGSRGGMRSQPYGSYGTARTPGGYGTRASYGTGSRGYEGTYRNDVGYSSSSSAYGYGYTSNGGGYGSTRHSSSEDRRGFTLPSYPTDQSRAAYGSSYDGYSSYDGYSSYGYDTTQASSSYQRWPTSSAAAADSYSYASGYSAPVDGGTVGQSTDYSQSYPALGGSSSGYRASAASSAPPSYRSPVSGYGPPSSGRRF; via the exons ATGATTCCG AGAACCAAAGTGTTTGTCGGCAGCTTGCCCCCAGCGACCAAGCCGGAGGAGGTGCGCCGGCTGTTCGAGAACTATGGCGTGGTGACGGAGTGCGATGTCATGAATCGGTGCGCGTTCGTGCACATGCAGAATCAGGATATGGCTGAGAGCGCCATCCAGGCACTGCACAATACAACTTTTAAGGGCGTTACGATTGTGGTCGAGCGGGGTCGCGTTCGCGAAAGACCCCCGGGTGGAGTCGGTATGGATAGTGCACGCGGCCGCGTTGGAGCTGGCCCGATGCGTGGGTCAAGGGGCGGAATGCGCAGCCAGCCGTACGGTTCATACGGGACAGCACGCACTCCGGGAGGTTATGGAACACGTGCAAGCTACGGTACTGGCAGCCGAGGTTACGAGGGAACCTACAG GAATGATGTCGGATACAGTTCCTCCAGCAGCGCGTATGGTTACGGGTACACCAGCAATGGAGGTGGCTACGGTAGCACTCGTCACTCCAGCAGCGAAGACCGCCGTGGTTTCACGCTACCGTCTTACCCGACCGATCAAAGCCGAGCAGCATACGGCAGCTCTTACGACGGTTACTCGAGCTACGATGGCTACAGCAGCTACGGATACGATACTACCCAAGCTTCGTCGAGCTAtcaacggtggccaacatcGTCGGCTGCCGCCGCTGACAGCTA TTCCTACGCTAGCGGTTATTCGGCTCCGGTGGATGGTGGTACCGTCGGGCAGAGCACAGATTACAGTCAATCCTATCCTGCATTGGGTGGCAGCTCGTCGGGATATCG TGCGTCGGCAGCATCTTCCGCACCGCCTTCGTACCGCAGCCCTGTCTCCGGCTACGGACCACCATCCTCCGGTAGAAGGTTTTGA